From a region of the Sesamum indicum cultivar Zhongzhi No. 13 linkage group LG3, S_indicum_v1.0, whole genome shotgun sequence genome:
- the LOC105159543 gene encoding uncharacterized protein LOC105159543, with translation MAGVISKFFIASMLMWAAPIGILYGFNHNLFPGSTNLSPESMTLWSGILAVISVNVVIVVYIYAAMKEPSDKHEPDPKFLADAKASIKQSGGTDVDSSSDRAKQE, from the exons ATGGCTGGGGTTATAAGCAAGTTCTTTATTGCATCCATGCTTATGTGGGCAGCTCCTATCGGAATTCTATATGGTTTTAACCATAATTTATTCCCTG GTTCTACTAACTTGTCTCCAGAGTCCATGACACTATGGAGTGGAATCCTTGCTGTCATCTCTGTCAATGTGGTAATAGTGGTCTACATTTATGCGGCCATGAAAGAGCCATCAGACAAACATGAGCCAGATCCTAAATTCCTGGCGGATGCAAAGGCTAGCATAAAGCAGTCTGGAGGAACAGATGTGGACTCATCATCTGACCGTGCGAAACAAGAATAG
- the LOC105159544 gene encoding uncharacterized protein LOC105159544 isoform X1 — protein MYRSTTTYPSLSTLLKALLGEIGTIATIRSTSSSQLFAPPRYTPAQHHRHCFSSPGLLGNFQEMTGDSGKPITRVLFCGPQFPASHNYTKEYLQSHPCIKVDVVPLDDVPHAIGNYDICVVKNMRLSADVIARANKLKLIMQFGVGLEGVDLNSATKHGIKVARIPGDATGNAASCAEMAIYQMLGLLRKQYEMQVAVKQKKLGEPVGDMLLGKTIFIMGYGNIGNHLAKRLRPFGVSILATKRSWPSSSQSSCKSDVSYSENGTHNDLVDEKGGHQDILKFARRADIVVCCLAMNSETAGIVDKDFISSMRKGALLINIARGGLLDYEAVLHHLKSGHLGGLGIDVAWTEPFDPDDAILKFPNVIITPHVAGVTECSYRFMAKVVGDVALQLHTGTPFTGVEIVN, from the exons ATGTATCGTAGCACCACCACCTACCCATCTTTATCAACTCTCCTCAAAGCCTTGCTCGGTGAGATCGGAACCATCGCTACTATAAGAAGCACCTCATCCTCCCAGCTTTTTGCTCCTCCCCGTTATACTCCTGCTCAGCATCACCGTCACTGTTTCTCTTCTCCAG GTTTATTGGGAAACTTCCAAGAAATGACTGGTGACAGTGGCAAGCCCATCACACGTGTTCTTTTTTGTGGACCACAGTTCCCTGCTTcacataattatacaaaagagTATTTGCAAAGCCATCCATGCATAAAG GTTGATGTGGTCCCGTTAGATGATGTGCCGCATGCTATtggaaattatgatatttgtgttgtaaaaaATATGCGGCTGAGTGCAGATGTCATTGCTAGAGCAAACAAATTGAAGCTTATTATGCAGTTTGGAGTTGGTCTAGAAG GTGTTGACTTAAATTCTGCTACAAAACACGGAATTAAGGTTGCCAGGATTCCTGGCGATGCCACTGGAAATGCAGCTTCATGTGCTGAAATGGCCATATATCAGATGTTGGGTCTCCTTCGCAAGCAG TATGAAATGCAAGTTGCCGTGAAGCAGAAAAAACTTGGAGAACCAGTTGGTGACATGCTGCTTGGAAAAACG ATATTTATCATGGGATATGGAAATATTGGGAACCACTTGGCAAAGCGCTTGCGGCCTTTTGGTGTGAGCATACTTGCTACCAAAAGGAGTTGGCCTTCATCTTCGCAAAGCTCATGCAAATCTGACG TGTCATACAGTGAAAATGGCACCCATAATGATCTTGTGGATGAGAAGGGTGGTCACCAAGATATTTTAAAGTTCGCAAGGCGCGCTGACATAGTTGTTTGTTGCTTGGCAATGAACAGTGAAACA GCTGGCATTGTTGACAAGGATTTCATATCTTCCATGAGAAAG GGTGCTCTTCTAATAAATATAGCCCGAGGCGGCCTGCTGGATTATGAAGCTGTACTCCATCATCTCAAATCAGGTCACCTGGGAGGGCTAGGGATTGATGTTGCATGGACTGAGCCATTTGATCCAGATGATGCTATTTTAAAATTCCCGAATGTCATAATCACACCTCATGTTGCTGGAGTTACTGAATGTTCCTACAGATTCATGGCCAAG GTTGTTGGAGATGTTGCCCTTCAACTCCATACAGGAACACCGTTCACTGGGGTGGAGATTGTCAATTAA
- the LOC105159544 gene encoding uncharacterized protein LOC105159544 isoform X3: protein MYRSTTTYPSLSTLLKALLGEIGTIATIRSTSSSQLFAPPRYTPAQHHRHCFSSPGVDLNSATKHGIKVARIPGDATGNAASCAEMAIYQMLGLLRKQYEMQVAVKQKKLGEPVGDMLLGKTIFIMGYGNIGNHLAKRLRPFGVSILATKRSWPSSSQSSCKSDVSYSENGTHNDLVDEKGGHQDILKFARRADIVVCCLAMNSETAGIVDKDFISSMRKGALLINIARGGLLDYEAVLHHLKSGHLGGLGIDVAWTEPFDPDDAILKFPNVIITPHVAGVTECSYRFMAKVVGDVALQLHTGTPFTGVEIVN from the exons ATGTATCGTAGCACCACCACCTACCCATCTTTATCAACTCTCCTCAAAGCCTTGCTCGGTGAGATCGGAACCATCGCTACTATAAGAAGCACCTCATCCTCCCAGCTTTTTGCTCCTCCCCGTTATACTCCTGCTCAGCATCACCGTCACTGTTTCTCTTCTCCAG GTGTTGACTTAAATTCTGCTACAAAACACGGAATTAAGGTTGCCAGGATTCCTGGCGATGCCACTGGAAATGCAGCTTCATGTGCTGAAATGGCCATATATCAGATGTTGGGTCTCCTTCGCAAGCAG TATGAAATGCAAGTTGCCGTGAAGCAGAAAAAACTTGGAGAACCAGTTGGTGACATGCTGCTTGGAAAAACG ATATTTATCATGGGATATGGAAATATTGGGAACCACTTGGCAAAGCGCTTGCGGCCTTTTGGTGTGAGCATACTTGCTACCAAAAGGAGTTGGCCTTCATCTTCGCAAAGCTCATGCAAATCTGACG TGTCATACAGTGAAAATGGCACCCATAATGATCTTGTGGATGAGAAGGGTGGTCACCAAGATATTTTAAAGTTCGCAAGGCGCGCTGACATAGTTGTTTGTTGCTTGGCAATGAACAGTGAAACA GCTGGCATTGTTGACAAGGATTTCATATCTTCCATGAGAAAG GGTGCTCTTCTAATAAATATAGCCCGAGGCGGCCTGCTGGATTATGAAGCTGTACTCCATCATCTCAAATCAGGTCACCTGGGAGGGCTAGGGATTGATGTTGCATGGACTGAGCCATTTGATCCAGATGATGCTATTTTAAAATTCCCGAATGTCATAATCACACCTCATGTTGCTGGAGTTACTGAATGTTCCTACAGATTCATGGCCAAG GTTGTTGGAGATGTTGCCCTTCAACTCCATACAGGAACACCGTTCACTGGGGTGGAGATTGTCAATTAA
- the LOC105159544 gene encoding uncharacterized protein LOC105159544 isoform X2: MTGDSGKPITRVLFCGPQFPASHNYTKEYLQSHPCIKVDVVPLDDVPHAIGNYDICVVKNMRLSADVIARANKLKLIMQFGVGLEGVDLNSATKHGIKVARIPGDATGNAASCAEMAIYQMLGLLRKQYEMQVAVKQKKLGEPVGDMLLGKTIFIMGYGNIGNHLAKRLRPFGVSILATKRSWPSSSQSSCKSDVSYSENGTHNDLVDEKGGHQDILKFARRADIVVCCLAMNSETAGIVDKDFISSMRKGALLINIARGGLLDYEAVLHHLKSGHLGGLGIDVAWTEPFDPDDAILKFPNVIITPHVAGVTECSYRFMAKVVGDVALQLHTGTPFTGVEIVN; the protein is encoded by the exons ATGACTGGTGACAGTGGCAAGCCCATCACACGTGTTCTTTTTTGTGGACCACAGTTCCCTGCTTcacataattatacaaaagagTATTTGCAAAGCCATCCATGCATAAAG GTTGATGTGGTCCCGTTAGATGATGTGCCGCATGCTATtggaaattatgatatttgtgttgtaaaaaATATGCGGCTGAGTGCAGATGTCATTGCTAGAGCAAACAAATTGAAGCTTATTATGCAGTTTGGAGTTGGTCTAGAAG GTGTTGACTTAAATTCTGCTACAAAACACGGAATTAAGGTTGCCAGGATTCCTGGCGATGCCACTGGAAATGCAGCTTCATGTGCTGAAATGGCCATATATCAGATGTTGGGTCTCCTTCGCAAGCAG TATGAAATGCAAGTTGCCGTGAAGCAGAAAAAACTTGGAGAACCAGTTGGTGACATGCTGCTTGGAAAAACG ATATTTATCATGGGATATGGAAATATTGGGAACCACTTGGCAAAGCGCTTGCGGCCTTTTGGTGTGAGCATACTTGCTACCAAAAGGAGTTGGCCTTCATCTTCGCAAAGCTCATGCAAATCTGACG TGTCATACAGTGAAAATGGCACCCATAATGATCTTGTGGATGAGAAGGGTGGTCACCAAGATATTTTAAAGTTCGCAAGGCGCGCTGACATAGTTGTTTGTTGCTTGGCAATGAACAGTGAAACA GCTGGCATTGTTGACAAGGATTTCATATCTTCCATGAGAAAG GGTGCTCTTCTAATAAATATAGCCCGAGGCGGCCTGCTGGATTATGAAGCTGTACTCCATCATCTCAAATCAGGTCACCTGGGAGGGCTAGGGATTGATGTTGCATGGACTGAGCCATTTGATCCAGATGATGCTATTTTAAAATTCCCGAATGTCATAATCACACCTCATGTTGCTGGAGTTACTGAATGTTCCTACAGATTCATGGCCAAG GTTGTTGGAGATGTTGCCCTTCAACTCCATACAGGAACACCGTTCACTGGGGTGGAGATTGTCAATTAA
- the LOC105159544 gene encoding uncharacterized protein LOC105159544 isoform X4, which yields MRLSADVIARANKLKLIMQFGVGLEGVDLNSATKHGIKVARIPGDATGNAASCAEMAIYQMLGLLRKQYEMQVAVKQKKLGEPVGDMLLGKTIFIMGYGNIGNHLAKRLRPFGVSILATKRSWPSSSQSSCKSDVSYSENGTHNDLVDEKGGHQDILKFARRADIVVCCLAMNSETAGIVDKDFISSMRKGALLINIARGGLLDYEAVLHHLKSGHLGGLGIDVAWTEPFDPDDAILKFPNVIITPHVAGVTECSYRFMAKVVGDVALQLHTGTPFTGVEIVN from the exons ATGCGGCTGAGTGCAGATGTCATTGCTAGAGCAAACAAATTGAAGCTTATTATGCAGTTTGGAGTTGGTCTAGAAG GTGTTGACTTAAATTCTGCTACAAAACACGGAATTAAGGTTGCCAGGATTCCTGGCGATGCCACTGGAAATGCAGCTTCATGTGCTGAAATGGCCATATATCAGATGTTGGGTCTCCTTCGCAAGCAG TATGAAATGCAAGTTGCCGTGAAGCAGAAAAAACTTGGAGAACCAGTTGGTGACATGCTGCTTGGAAAAACG ATATTTATCATGGGATATGGAAATATTGGGAACCACTTGGCAAAGCGCTTGCGGCCTTTTGGTGTGAGCATACTTGCTACCAAAAGGAGTTGGCCTTCATCTTCGCAAAGCTCATGCAAATCTGACG TGTCATACAGTGAAAATGGCACCCATAATGATCTTGTGGATGAGAAGGGTGGTCACCAAGATATTTTAAAGTTCGCAAGGCGCGCTGACATAGTTGTTTGTTGCTTGGCAATGAACAGTGAAACA GCTGGCATTGTTGACAAGGATTTCATATCTTCCATGAGAAAG GGTGCTCTTCTAATAAATATAGCCCGAGGCGGCCTGCTGGATTATGAAGCTGTACTCCATCATCTCAAATCAGGTCACCTGGGAGGGCTAGGGATTGATGTTGCATGGACTGAGCCATTTGATCCAGATGATGCTATTTTAAAATTCCCGAATGTCATAATCACACCTCATGTTGCTGGAGTTACTGAATGTTCCTACAGATTCATGGCCAAG GTTGTTGGAGATGTTGCCCTTCAACTCCATACAGGAACACCGTTCACTGGGGTGGAGATTGTCAATTAA
- the LOC105159545 gene encoding protein TIC 40, chloroplastic, which produces MENLGLVSSPKIMFGVSSKPRDSISSTPFVGLPNLLKKPGKHGRAPNSTSSFTVLSFFKAPNATKTIVPEKVARDCFASIASGGQETSSVGANPQLSVPPPPSHVGSPLFWIGVGVGLSALFSWVAGRAKKYAMEQAFKTFTQQMNAQNNPFGNASFSPGSPFPFPPATTPASDSSRTSTPVASQHATVDVPATKVEDPPSISVKDKVETEKKPKKYAFVDVSPDETLQKNEFENYKESIHTETPHDPKSSQPVSQNGTATKQGTGASAGPSTSKTSPLLSVEALEKMMEDPTVQKMVYPYLPEEMRNPTTFKWMLQNPQYRQQLQDMLNNMGGSPEWDNRMMESLKNFDLSSPEIKQQFDQIGLSPEEVISKIMANPDVAMAFQNPRVQAAIMDCSQNPLSIAKYQNDKEVMDVFNKISELFPGVTGS; this is translated from the exons ATGGAGAATCTTGGGCTTGTTTCATCCCCCAAAATTATGTTTGGAGTCTCCTCAAAACCCAGGGACTCAATTTCCAGCACACCGTTTGTGGGTCTTCCAAATTTGCTCAAGAAACCCGGCAAGCATGGCAGAGCCCCCAATTCCACTTCCTCATTTACggttctctctttttttaagGCGCCTAACGCCACCAAAACTATAG TGCCAGAGAAAGTTGCAAGGGATTGTTTTGCCAGCATTGCTTCAGGGGGCCAAGAAACATCATCAGTTGGTGCAAATCCACAGCTTTCTGTGCCGCCGCCTCCTTCTCATGT GGGCTCACCTCTCTTCTGGATTGGTGTTGGTGTGGGTCTCTCAGCACTTTTTTCATGG GTGGCTGGTAGAGCAAAG AAATATGCAATGGAACAAGCTTTTAAGACCTTCACACAACAGATGAATGCTCAGAATAACCCATTTGGTAATGCTTCCTTTTCACCTGGATCACCCTTCCCATTTCCTCCAGCCACAACTCCAGCATCAGATTCATCTAGGACATCTACACCTGTGGCATCTCAACATGCAACTGTTGATGTGCCTGCAACTAAAGTGGAGGACCCTCCATCCATATCTGTCAAAGATAAAGTAGAAACAGAGAAGAAACCAAAGAAATATG CTTTTGTAGATGTTTCCCCAGATGAAACACTACAGAAGAATGAGTTTGAGAACTACAAAGAATCAATTCATACAGAGACACCTCATGATCCCAAATCTTCTCAGCCA GTTTCTCAAAATGGCACGGCTACAAAGCAGGGAACAGGTGCTTCAGCAGGCCCCTCCACCA GTAAAACTAGCCCTCTCTTGTCAGTGGAAGCTTTGGAGAAAATGATGGAAGATCCAACAGTACAAAAGATGGTTTATCC GTACTTGCCAGAGGAGATGAGAAATCCTACCACCTTTAAAT GGATGCTACAGAATCCACAGTACCGTCAACAACTTCAGGACATGCT TAATAACATGGGGGGAAGTCCTGAATGGGACAATCGCATGATGGAatcattgaaaaattttgaccTTAGCAGCCCTGAGATCAAGCAGCAGTTTG ACCAAATAGGTCTTTCTCCTGAGGAAGTCATTTCTAAAATCATGGCCAACCCCGATGTTGCTATGGCATTCCAAAATCCTAGAGTTCAAGCAGCCATCATGGAT TGTTCTCAGAATCCTCTGAGTATTGCCAAGTATCAAAATGACAAAGAG GTTATGGATGTGTTCAATAAAATATCAGAACTCTTCCCAGGGGTAACAGGTTCTTAA
- the LOC105159546 gene encoding alpha-(1,4)-fucosyltransferase, with product MQLKPINTFAITLMLGFVLIILFLTGFLQLPSPTSSIPSPKDSLFLTLSKSGAPQPFKDLFKAFTNWDSQVGCAQFREKHGDLLGNGSKISSLQNADGEIQCGDLQMNHVSVLVKGWTWIPDNMDNLYSCRCGLSCLWTKSSVLADKPDALLFETTTPPFQRRDGDPLRVYMDLEAGRKRLGYEDIFISYHAKDDVQSTYAGALFHNNRNYHISSIKNNDTLVYWSSSRCLPQRNQLARKLLSLLPHHSFGKCLNNVGGLDRALSLYPECVKDPNEAPKWWDHLHCAMSHYKFVLAIENTMTESYVTEKLFYALDSGAVPIYFGAPNVWDFVPPHSIIDGTQFSSMEQLASYIKSLASDPVAYAEYHAWRRCGVLGNYGKTRAASLDTLPCRLCEAVSRRNGREAKT from the exons ATGCAATTGAAACCCATCAACACCTTTGCAATAACACTCATGTTAGGCTTTGTACTCATCATCCTCTTCCTAACAGGCTTTCTTCAACTCCCATCTCCCACTTCCTCAATCCCATCACCCAAAGACTCGCTCTTTTTGACCCTCTCAAAATCCGGTGCACCCCAACCCTTCAAAGACTTATTCAAAGCATTCACCAACTGGGATTCCCAAGTGGGCTGTGCCCAGTTCAGGGAGAAACACGGAGATTTGTTGGGAAATGGGTCAAAGATCTCATCTTTGCAGAATGCTGATGGTGAAATCCAGTGTGGTGACTTACAGATGAACCACGTCAGTGTTCTGGTCAAAGGGTGGACTTGGATTCCTGATAATATGGATAATTTGTATAGCTGTCGGTGTGGGTTGAGCTGTTTATGGACTAAATCTTCTGTTCTTGCTGATAAGCCCGACGCCCTATTGTTCGAAACCACCACTCCCCCATTTCAG AGACGGGATGGCGATCCACTTCGTGTATATATGGATCTTGAAGCTGGTAGAAAGAGGTTGGGCTATGAGGACATTTTCATCAGTTATCATGCTAAGGACGATGTCCAGTCAACTTATGCTGGAGCCCTCTTCCATAACAACCGAAATTACCATATAAGTTCCATTAAAAACAAT GATACTCTTGTTTATTGGTCTTCATCACGGTGCTTACCTCAAAGGAACCAACTCGCCAGAAAGCTACTGAGCTTGCTACCACATCACTCCTTTGGCAAGTGCTTGAACAATGTAGGAGGGCTCGACAGGGCACTCTCCCTATACCCCGAGTGTGTGAAGGATCCTAATGAAGCACCTAAATGGTGGGACCATCTGCACTGTGCCATGTCCCATTATAAGTTCGTCCTCGCAATCGAAAACACTATGACAGAGAGCTATGTTACGGAGAAACTCTTTTACGCTCTAGATTCTGGAGCAGTTCCCATATATTTTGGCGCCCCAAACGTCTGGGATTTTGTACCTCCCCACTCAATAATAGACGGAACACAATTCAGTTCCATGGAGCAACTGGCTTCTTACATCAAGTCTTTGGCAAGTGATCCTGTTGCTTACGCAGAGTATCATGCCTGGAGGAGATGTGGTGTTTTAGGTAATTATGGGAAGACTCGTGCAGCTAGCCTAGACACGTTGCCTTGCCGGCTGTGTGAAGCTGTGAGCAGAAGAAACGGGAGAGAGgcaaaaacatag